A DNA window from Micromonospora sp. NBC_01739 contains the following coding sequences:
- a CDS encoding GNAT family N-acetyltransferase: MDVRLEPWSESALDLLRRINTPQMRHHVGGIEQEEQLLARHRRYLAMPVTGRGRMYAVLLGDDMVGSIAYHQRDWQGEQIYETGWNVLPPYQGRGIATAAGAALITIVREIARHSDAPHSLHAFPSVGNAPSNALCHRLGFTLLGPCDFEYPPGSGSLMRSNNWRIDLADSSRPTVTPQQDRR; the protein is encoded by the coding sequence ATGGACGTGCGTCTCGAACCCTGGTCGGAATCCGCGCTCGATCTCCTGCGCCGGATCAACACCCCGCAGATGCGTCACCATGTCGGCGGTATCGAGCAGGAGGAACAGCTACTCGCCCGGCACCGCCGATACCTCGCGATGCCGGTAACCGGACGCGGCCGCATGTACGCCGTACTGCTCGGCGACGACATGGTCGGCAGCATCGCCTACCACCAGCGTGACTGGCAGGGCGAGCAGATCTACGAGACCGGCTGGAACGTCCTACCGCCCTACCAGGGCCGAGGCATCGCCACCGCAGCCGGCGCCGCCCTGATCACCATCGTCCGCGAGATCGCCCGCCACTCCGACGCACCCCACAGCCTGCACGCGTTCCCCTCAGTCGGGAACGCCCCCTCCAACGCGCTCTGCCACCGCCTCGGCTTCACCCTCCTAGGCCCCTGCGACTTCGAGTACCCGCCGGGCAGCGGCTCCCTGATGCGCAGCAACAACTGGCGCATCGACCTCGCCGACTCCAGCCGACCTACCGTCACACCCCAGCAGGACCGCCGGTGA
- a CDS encoding YdcF family protein: MSTTPPTIPAEHRADVECLWNYHNMHHEIRPVDVGIGLGSHDLGVAKIATDLYHQRMYPHLVFTGANAPTTIETFPRGEAVHYREYAMAHGVPADAILIDTRAKNTGLNIEYTRALLAEHKIQARSVILMSRPYQQRRAYATCKKLWPEVDVICASHPLSLDDYVASIGNTKKVMDMLVGDTQRIDRYAELGYAIPQHVPDEVRAAYTRLVDAGYTSQLVQ, from the coding sequence ATGTCCACGACTCCCCCGACCATCCCGGCAGAGCACCGCGCGGATGTCGAGTGCCTGTGGAACTACCACAACATGCACCACGAGATCCGGCCCGTTGACGTCGGCATCGGGCTCGGTAGCCATGACCTCGGAGTCGCCAAGATCGCCACCGATCTCTACCACCAGAGGATGTACCCGCACCTGGTCTTCACCGGCGCCAACGCCCCGACCACCATCGAGACCTTCCCCCGGGGCGAAGCCGTCCACTACCGGGAGTACGCCATGGCTCACGGCGTGCCAGCCGACGCAATCCTCATCGACACGCGGGCCAAGAACACCGGCCTGAACATCGAGTACACCCGCGCACTCCTTGCCGAGCACAAGATCCAAGCCAGGTCGGTGATCCTGATGTCCCGCCCGTACCAACAACGCCGGGCGTACGCCACCTGCAAGAAGCTCTGGCCCGAGGTCGACGTGATCTGCGCATCCCACCCGCTCTCACTCGACGACTACGTGGCCAGCATCGGCAACACCAAGAAGGTCATGGACATGCTCGTCGGCGACACCCAACGCATCGACAGATACGCCGAACTCGGTTACGCCATCCCCCAGCACGTCCCCGACGAGGTCCGCGCCGCCTACACCCGCCTGGTCGACGCCGGCTACACCAGCCAACTCGTGCAGTAA
- a CDS encoding GntR family transcriptional regulator, with product MGIGYRDLAALLRQAIQRGDYPEGSTLPKQDEIAAEHGVNINTVRQAVRVLEAEGLVTPVRRRGTVVRPRVAMKRLGTDRYAKSKWKSGLVAFAADREATGRAWTPGDQTNEVRLTEADAEVAAALELSPGAPVYERTRLVKEAGVPTHTLTSYYRREDVEGTSLVDPTPGPAGRGGGFAILTARGLEPDTITETVHARMPTPEETDLLQLPAGEPVMILHRTTSTHEGRPVEFARGVHAASRFTWSYTFKIPD from the coding sequence GTGGGCATCGGGTACCGGGATCTGGCCGCGCTCCTGCGCCAGGCCATCCAACGCGGCGACTATCCCGAGGGCAGCACCCTGCCGAAGCAGGACGAGATCGCCGCCGAGCACGGCGTCAACATCAACACCGTCCGGCAGGCGGTACGCGTCCTCGAAGCCGAAGGGCTGGTCACGCCTGTCCGTCGGCGCGGCACCGTCGTCCGCCCACGCGTGGCGATGAAGCGCCTCGGCACCGACCGCTACGCCAAGAGCAAATGGAAATCCGGGCTCGTCGCCTTCGCCGCCGACCGCGAGGCCACCGGCCGCGCCTGGACGCCAGGCGACCAGACCAACGAGGTACGACTGACCGAAGCTGACGCCGAAGTCGCCGCAGCACTCGAACTCTCGCCCGGTGCACCCGTCTACGAGCGCACCCGCCTGGTCAAAGAGGCCGGCGTACCGACCCACACGCTGACCAGCTACTACCGCCGCGAAGATGTGGAAGGCACATCCCTGGTCGACCCGACACCAGGGCCAGCCGGCCGAGGCGGCGGCTTCGCCATCCTCACTGCCCGAGGCTTGGAGCCGGACACCATCACCGAGACCGTGCACGCCCGCATGCCCACACCCGAGGAAACCGACCTACTCCAGCTCCCCGCCGGAGAACCTGTGATGATCCTGCACCGCACCACGTCCACCCACGAGGGCCGACCAGTCGAGTTCGCCCGCGGAGTGCACGCCGCATCCCGCTTCACCTGGTCGTACACCTTCAAGATCCCCGACTGA